The Plasmodium malariae genome assembly, contig: PmUG01_00_21, whole genome shotgun sequence genomic sequence gaacaaattctttataatacgaattgaaaaataataaaaatttaaaatatactaataaaCGAAAAACGTATTTTACTTATGTATAATGAAGGCCGCGTAtgtgaatatttataaaatttatgcagttgtagttatttttattaggaAATCACTAAAGATATTAtagataatatttattattaaagacCTATTTTGAAAGGAAGCATATTCCTTACTAtctattttacatttttctatatttaattttttcatattttttaacctttttatgataaaaaataatccaTGATATAATTGTGACACCCATTATAATGAAAGGTACGAAATAAATTACAGTaccaaataaattaaatacattGAGTTTCGTTTTGTCTCCAAATGCAGGTTTAAAAAATGGTTCTAAGAATCTAAACCAAGAACTCCTATAAGATTACTAAAATTTTGTCCAAGCTTTTTCATCCAATCATTAGCTCCCGAAATATTTAATACCTTACGCAACATATTTTGAAGTCCAAATTCTCCAGATAAATCTAAAATGAGCGataagaataataacaaaaacaaCAATAAAGGCAGTGCAAGTCGtaatccatattttttaagtataatttttttgtacaattTATCACTAATTGTcctgttttttttaagaaaatcctCATAGTcaagttctttgaatatttttttttcaaaacgggaataatttttagtttCGAAAATACATGAATTATAGTTCTTATCTTGTTTATGATTTCCCGCtttatttaatgaacttCCCTTTGTTGATTTCGTTCTTacttttttgtcattttcattactatacacacttttttttttattttcttc encodes the following:
- the PmUG01_00041200 gene encoding fam-l protein, which translates into the protein MEIKIIILLLVKIFAFIFLPWRSYFNNDMSLFNNSLNEMYSFHRKLDTRVRRLLSKYKQDIYSNILGIKDDLPYNEENKKKSVYSNENDKKVRTKSTKGSSLNKAGNHKQDKNYNSCIFETKNYSRFEKKIFKELDYEDFLKKNRTISDKLYKKIILKKYGLRLALPLLLFLLLFLSLILDLSGEFGLQNMLRKVLNISGANDWMKKLGQNFSNLIGVLGLDS